The Aedes albopictus strain Foshan chromosome 2, AalbF5, whole genome shotgun sequence region TTGTACAAACACCGAGAATCTGTTCTGCATTACAATGTACTCAGGCGTGATAGATTTGCATATGGCCACATTAGATCCCATGATTGATAGTTAATGCAAATCGAGATTGACAAATATTGATCTCATGAGCTTTGTTGGTTTATGTTTGCTCTGCGATCTTCCTGTGGCAATCTAGGCAACTGTGCTAACAAGGCCCGCGCGCAAGCACTTGTAACAGCGGTAATTAGTATAAATACGATACCACATATTCACACAAATTATTCAGATCTTCGTGCTCTACGATCATCTCATCCCGTCTTGCGCTAAAATGAAACCCTTGGTAAAATTGTTCATGGTGTTCTGCCTGATAGGCATTGTGCTATCCAGGCCCAGGCCCGAAGGCGAGGAAGGAGAAGGTGAGGAGGAAAGTCCTGATGATGCAAGCGGCGATGAGACCGAGGGCGGAGAAGAAAAGACAGATGACGGCGCAAGTGAAGATGGCGGCGAAGAAGAAGGTAAGGCAGATGAAGAGGATGGCGGAGAAAATGCTGATGGTGAAGACGCCGGTGGTGAGAATGCCGGTGGTGAGAATGCTGATGGTGAGAATACCGATGGTGAGAATACCGATGGTGAAAATACCGATGGTGAGAATGCCGATGGTGAGGATGCCGAAGGATCGAAAGATGAAGGAGATGACTCAGAAGGTGATGGTGGCAAGGAAGAAAGTACAGGTGGTGACGAAGGAGGCGATAACGCTGGAGGAGGCGAAGGTGGTGGCGAAAATGATCCTGTCAATACCTACCACAAGGTGGTGGCAATCCTGGACAAGGATACCAAAGTGGACAACATTCAAAGTGAATATCTTCGATCAGCTTTGAATAATGATCTTCAGTCGGAAGTAAGGAATCCGGTGGTTGAAGCTATCAGTAGACTCGGAAGTTTTTCCAAGGTTTGTGATAATTCCTGTAATTCGAACATCAAATATAATGACCGAGCTGACAATTTTCTTTCAGATTGAAGGGTGTTTCAAATCGATGGGCAGCGACGTGAAGAAAGTCATTGACGAAGAGCAGAAAGCGTTCAAGGACTGCATGACGAAAAAGAAAAGCGAATATGAATGCTCCGAGGATAGTTTCGCGTCAGCTAAGGGTAAACTCTCCCCAATAACCTCTAAGATTAAGTCCTGTGTATCTTCCAAAGGACAGTAAGAAAACATGCTCTGATGTTTGAATAAATGCAATAAGAGTTAGTCCGTCACAATTTTTGGTGTTCCT contains the following coding sequences:
- the LOC109416267 gene encoding 30 kDa salivary gland allergen Aed a 3, with translation MKPLVKLFMVFCLIGIVLSRPRPEGEEGEGEEESPDDASGDETEGGEEKTDDGASEDGGEEEGKADEEDGGENADGEDAGGENAGGENADGENTDGENTDGENTDGENADGEDAEGSKDEGDDSEGDGGKEESTGGDEGGDNAGGGEGGGENDPVNTYHKVVAILDKDTKVDNIQSEYLRSALNNDLQSEVRNPVVEAISRLGSFSKIEGCFKSMGSDVKKVIDEEQKAFKDCMTKKKSEYECSEDSFASAKGKLSPITSKIKSCVSSKGQ